A single Vigna radiata var. radiata cultivar VC1973A chromosome 8, Vradiata_ver6, whole genome shotgun sequence DNA region contains:
- the LOC106770755 gene encoding auxin-induced protein 22B, protein MESSVTYETDLNLKATELRLGLPGTEETVRITNKRPLTETSEETVSNAQKNVEAEAAPPAKAKIVGWPPIRSYRKNSLHENEGAGIYVKVSMDGAPYLRKIDLKVYGGYTQLLKALENMFKLTIGEYSEKEGYKGSDYAPTYEDKDGDWMLVGDVPWDMFVTSCKRLRIMKGSEARGLGCGV, encoded by the exons ATGGAAAGCAGTGTCACCTATGAGACCGATCTCAACCTCAAGGCAACTGAGCTTAGATTGGGCCTCCCAGGAACAGAAGAAACTGTTAGAATTACCAACAAAAGACCATTGACTGAAACTTCTGAGGAGACTGTTTCTAATGCTCAAAAAAATGTGGAAGCTGAGGCAGCCCCTCCAGCCAA GGCAAAGATAGTGGGGTGGCCACCAATCAGATCCTATAGGAAAAACAGCCTTCATGAGAATGAGGGTGCTGGGATTTATGTGAAAGTAAGCATGGATGGAGCCCCTTACCTTAGGAAGATTGACCTCAAGGTATATGGAGGCTACACACAACTTCTCAAAGCTCTAGAAAACATGTTCAAGTTGACCATAG GTGAGTACTCTGAAAAAGAAGGTTACAAGGGATCTGACTATGCACCAACTTATGAAGACAAGGACGGTGACTGGATGTTAGTTGGAGATGTTCCATGGGA CATGTTTGTGACTTCCTGCAAAAGGCTGAGGATCATGAAAGGATCAGAGGCTCGGGGTTTGGGTTGTGGTGTATGA
- the LOC106772258 gene encoding alpha-mannosidase I MNS4 — MGGTQIRSVLLWVLLSLAVYAYLADGVFPEEAKQLRDEAREMFYHAFNGYMDHAFPLDELRPLSCAGEDTLGGYALTLIDSLDTLALLGDRQRFATSVEWLGKNLRFDINKTVSVFETTIRVLGGLLSAHLIASDYATGMRVPSYDNQLLNLAEDLARRLLPAFDTPTGIPFGSVNLLHGVDKHESKITSTAGGGTLTLEFGVLSRLTNDPIFEQVTKNAVHGLWARRSKLNLVGAHINVFTGEWTQKDAGIGTSIDSFYEYLLKAYLLFGDEEYLYIFQEAYAAAMHYLYHDPWYVEVNMDSAAIVWPLFNSLQAFWPGLQVLAGDINPAIRTHAAFLSVWRRYGFTPEGFNLASLSVQHGQKSYPLRPELIESTYWLYKATRDPRYLDAGRDMIASLQYGTRCPCGYCHISDVEHHKQEDHMESFFLAETVKYLWLLFDLAVGPDNLVENGPYKYVFSTEGHLLPATPQISLAREHCLYYGAYCRSGDLRQNYFVPESEKDKKESNDTKFYDSWTKDTYSSDYTTFEPSAVSGSIKGFCPGLNHGQKFGLLYAHLTDERHDYETNEVQQKESTTVQSHSVLVLRSQSSDHLVPEYGSDRNDSQTHESDGTT, encoded by the exons ATGGGAGGGACTCAGATCCGTTCAGTGTTGCTATGGGTATTATTATCCTTAGCAGTCTATGCCTATCTCGCCGATGGCGTTTTTCCGGAAGAGGCGAAACAACTGCGAGATGAGGCTCGTGAAATGTTTTATCACGCTTTTAATGGCTACATGGACCACGCTTTTCCCCTCGACGAATTGAGGCCCCTTTCATGCGCAGGAGAGGATACCCTCGGTGGCTATGCCTTAACATTG attgattcctTAGACACTTTGGCTTTACTTGGTGACCGCCAACGCTTCGCCACCTCCGTTGAATGGCTTGGTAAAAATCTTCGCTTTGATATA AATAAAACTGTTTCTGTGTTTGAGACCACTATCAGGGTTCTGGGAGGATTACTTTCGGCTCATCTTATTGCCTCTGATTATGCTACG GGCATGAGAGTTCCATCATATGATAATCAGTTACTAAACTTAGCTGAAGATCTTGCCAGGAGATTGTTGCCTGCATTTGATACTCCTACAG GAATTCCATTTGGATCTGTAAATTTGTTACATGGAGTTGATAAACATGAAAGTAAG ATAACTTCAACAGCAGGTGGTGGGACCTTGACTCTTGAATTTGGTGTTCTAAGTCGTCTAACAAATGACCCTA TTTTTGAACAAGTCACCAAAAATGCAGTGCATGGACTTTGGGCACGGCGTTCAAAGCTTAATCTGGTTGGTGCTCATATTAATGTTTTTACAGGTGAATGGACACAAAAG GATGCTGGGATAGGAACTAGTATTGACTCCTTTTATGAGTATCTGTTGAAG gcatatttattatttggagACGAAGAGTACTTGTATATATTCCAAGAAGCTTATGCTGCTGCTATGCATTATCTTTACCATGATCCTTG GTACGTAGAAGTGAATATGGATTCTGCTGCTATTGTCTGGCCATTATTTAATAGTCTGCAGGCATTTTGGCCTGGTCTTCAG GTTTTAGCTGGAGATATCAATCCTGCAATTCGCACCCATGCTGCCTTCTTGAGTGTCTGGAGAAGATACGGTTTTACCCCTGAGGGCTTTAATCTTGCAAGTCTCAGTGTTCAG CATGGGCAAAAAAGTTACCCACTGCGGCCAGAGCTAATTGAGAGCACCTATTGGCTGTACAAAGCTACCCGGGATCCTAG ATATCTTGATGCTGGGAGGGACATGATTGCTAGTTTGCAATATGGAACACGATGCCCTTGTGGATACTGTCACATTTCAGATGTTGAGCATCACAAACAAGAAGATCACATGGAGAGCTTCTTCTTAGCTGAGACA GTCAAGTATCTATGGCTGCTGTTTGATTTGGCTGTGGGTCCTGACAACCTTGTGGAAAATGGGCCATACAA GTACGTATTCAGCACTGAAGGTCATTTACTGCCTGCTACTCCTCAAATCTCCCTAGCGAGGGAACATTGTTTATACTATGGGGCTTATTGTAGAAGTGGTGATTTGAGACAAAATTACTTTGTGCCAGAGTCTGAGAAAGATAAGAAAGAATCCAATGATACTAAATTTTATGATAGTTGGACTAAAGATACATATTCTTCAGATTACACCACTTTCGAGCCAAGTGCCGTTTCAGGTTCGATTAAG GGTTTCTGCCCAGGATTAAATCATGGACAGAAGTTTGGTTTATTATATGCACATTTAACTGATGAACGTCATGACTATGAAACCAACGAAGTTCAACAGAAAGAATCAACTACCGTGCAAAGCCATTCAGTATTGGTTCTTCGTAGCCAGAGTTCTGACCATTTGGTACCAGAATATGGCAGTGACCGTAATGATAGTCAGACACATGAATCAGACGGTACCACTTAA
- the LOC106769893 gene encoding rRNA-processing protein EFG1-like isoform X1, whose translation MAHGAYSKRRVSATRRSNSKPLGVAKKPKPSVSLKNQIRSLERMLRKNLPPEAREAQEQKLEALKKQQEIHTRLAAERKIFLRDRKIKFFERRKIERRIRRLEKLHRASSSSSSSSAQPYSDQLSALKQDLQYVMYFPKNEKYVPLFTGGDDSEIVDRRNGLRKQIEDRLIAAAASGKDLEETGSEDDGLLDLSDDDFFLAGSSSDEADADDEWTDKSAREQASSASGKGVSGMSSDEKNQRQISARALMPPPRPSNMKLSRFGSSSGQHSSIQRSDISTSSNTSNSKSSSDFKVRGPSRSGTGHGSSLSSNSDAHKPRRKRRPKKKKKQL comes from the exons ATGGCTCACGGCGCTTATAGCAAGCGGCGCGTGAGTGCAACGCGCCGTTCGAACTCGAAGCCTCTCGGTGTTGCCAAGAAACCCAAGCCCTCCGTTTCCCTCAAAAACCAGATTCGATCCTTAGAGCGTATGCTCCGAAAG AATCTGCCTCCCGAGGCGAGAGAGGCGCAAGAGCAAAAGTTAGAAGCACTGAAGAAGCAGCAAGAGATTCACACGCGCCTCGCTGCGGAACGCAAGATTTTTTTACGTGACCGGAAGATCAAGTTCTTCGAGAGGAGGAAAATTGAAAGGCGAATCAGACGCCTCGAGAAACTGCACCGtgcctcttcttcttcatcttcttcttctgccCAACCTTACTCTGACCAGCTTTCCGCTCTAAAACAAGATCTTCAATATGTCATG TACTTtccaaagaatgaaaaatatgtcCCTTTGTTTACCGGCGGTGATGATTCAGAGATAGTTGACAGGAGGAATGGGTTGCGCAAACAGATTGAAGATAGGTTGATTGCAGCTGCTGCAAGTGGCAAGGATTTAGAAG AGACTGGCAGTGAGGATGACGGTCTGTTGGATCTGAGTGATGATGATTTTTTCCTTGCTGGGAGTTCTAGTGATGAAGCAGATGCAGATGATGAATGGACAGACAAAAGTGCAAG AGAGCAGGCTTCTAGTGCTTCTGGGAAAGGTGTGTCTGGCATGTCCAGTGATGAAAAAAACCAG AGGCAGATTTCTGCTAGAGCTTTGATGCCTCCTCCTCGCCCTTCAAATATGAAATTGTCAAGGTTTGGGTCATCTTCTGGCCAACATTCATCCATACAAAGATCTGATATTTCCACATCGAGCAACACGTCAAATAGCAAAAGCAGCTCAGACTTCAAAGTAAGGGGACCCTCGAGATCAGGAACAGGCCATGGAAGTAGTTTAAGCTCCAACTCTGATGCTCACAAGCCTCGCAGGAAGAGAAGAcctaagaagaaaaagaagcag cTGTAG
- the LOC106769893 gene encoding rRNA-processing protein EFG1-like isoform X2: protein MAHGAYSKRRVSATRRSNSKPLGVAKKPKPSVSLKNQIRSLERMLRKNLPPEAREAQEQKLEALKKQQEIHTRLAAERKIFLRDRKIKFFERRKIERRIRRLEKLHRASSSSSSSSAQPYSDQLSALKQDLQYVMYFPKNEKYVPLFTGGDDSEIVDRRNGLRKQIEDRLIAAAASGKDLEETGSEDDGLLDLSDDDFFLAGSSSDEADADDEWTDKSAREQASSASGKGVSGMSSDEKNQISARALMPPPRPSNMKLSRFGSSSGQHSSIQRSDISTSSNTSNSKSSSDFKVRGPSRSGTGHGSSLSSNSDAHKPRRKRRPKKKKKQL, encoded by the exons ATGGCTCACGGCGCTTATAGCAAGCGGCGCGTGAGTGCAACGCGCCGTTCGAACTCGAAGCCTCTCGGTGTTGCCAAGAAACCCAAGCCCTCCGTTTCCCTCAAAAACCAGATTCGATCCTTAGAGCGTATGCTCCGAAAG AATCTGCCTCCCGAGGCGAGAGAGGCGCAAGAGCAAAAGTTAGAAGCACTGAAGAAGCAGCAAGAGATTCACACGCGCCTCGCTGCGGAACGCAAGATTTTTTTACGTGACCGGAAGATCAAGTTCTTCGAGAGGAGGAAAATTGAAAGGCGAATCAGACGCCTCGAGAAACTGCACCGtgcctcttcttcttcatcttcttcttctgccCAACCTTACTCTGACCAGCTTTCCGCTCTAAAACAAGATCTTCAATATGTCATG TACTTtccaaagaatgaaaaatatgtcCCTTTGTTTACCGGCGGTGATGATTCAGAGATAGTTGACAGGAGGAATGGGTTGCGCAAACAGATTGAAGATAGGTTGATTGCAGCTGCTGCAAGTGGCAAGGATTTAGAAG AGACTGGCAGTGAGGATGACGGTCTGTTGGATCTGAGTGATGATGATTTTTTCCTTGCTGGGAGTTCTAGTGATGAAGCAGATGCAGATGATGAATGGACAGACAAAAGTGCAAG AGAGCAGGCTTCTAGTGCTTCTGGGAAAGGTGTGTCTGGCATGTCCAGTGATGAAAAAAACCAG ATTTCTGCTAGAGCTTTGATGCCTCCTCCTCGCCCTTCAAATATGAAATTGTCAAGGTTTGGGTCATCTTCTGGCCAACATTCATCCATACAAAGATCTGATATTTCCACATCGAGCAACACGTCAAATAGCAAAAGCAGCTCAGACTTCAAAGTAAGGGGACCCTCGAGATCAGGAACAGGCCATGGAAGTAGTTTAAGCTCCAACTCTGATGCTCACAAGCCTCGCAGGAAGAGAAGAcctaagaagaaaaagaagcag cTGTAG